In one Pasteuria penetrans genomic region, the following are encoded:
- a CDS encoding phosphoglycerate kinase, translated as MPKQSLAQTPVRGKRVLCRLDSNVPLTATGGVADDTRILASLPTLHYLQDEGARTIVLGHLGRPRGEVVPSLRMAPVAERVASLLRVPVGCTQEAVGESVVAATRYLWPGGILFLENVRFCPGETENDPELARQWAQLADLYVNDAFGVAHRRHASNYGVANHLPSVAGFLLEKEWNTLHGALRNPVRPFVALLGGAKVDDKIAVFHHLLDGADRLLIGGGMACAFLAAQGYRMGRSTPSSHRVIEQAKRILSMAKPQQLQLPVDVCVADSFLEKAESRVVGIRDVEDCHYVLDIGPRTRGHFLRWIQEAGQVIWNGPMGVFEWPSFAEGTKSVASAMAQTPAKTIVGGGDSLAALQQMGYLNAMNHFSTGGGAMLALLAGKSFPAWDILDESWEGSQGS; from the coding sequence ATGCCGAAACAGAGTTTGGCGCAGACACCGGTGAGAGGGAAGCGTGTACTCTGCCGGCTTGATAGTAATGTTCCGCTGACGGCGACAGGGGGGGTTGCCGATGATACAAGAATTCTTGCCTCCCTGCCTACGCTGCATTATTTGCAGGATGAGGGGGCAAGGACCATTGTTTTGGGCCATTTGGGTCGTCCCCGGGGCGAGGTAGTGCCCTCCCTTCGCATGGCCCCCGTGGCGGAGAGGGTTGCCTCCCTCTTGAGGGTACCTGTGGGGTGCACACAAGAAGCGGTGGGGGAGAGTGTTGTGGCTGCCACGCGGTACTTGTGGCCTGGTGGAATCCTTTTTCTAGAGAATGTACGTTTTTGTCCGGGTGAAACAGAAAATGATCCCGAGCTGGCCCGGCAATGGGCCCAACTGGCCGATCTCTATGTGAATGATGCCTTTGGGGTAGCACATCGCCGTCATGCTTCCAATTATGGTGTGGCAAACCACCTACCTTCTGTGGCGGGTTTCCTGTTGGAGAAGGAATGGAATACTCTGCATGGTGCTCTTCGGAATCCTGTGCGACCCTTTGTGGCCCTGCTAGGGGGGGCCAAGGTAGATGATAAAATTGCGGTGTTCCATCATTTGCTGGATGGGGCCGATCGGTTACTCATCGGGGGCGGTATGGCTTGTGCTTTTCTGGCTGCACAGGGATATAGAATGGGGCGGTCCACCCCTTCTTCCCATAGGGTGATTGAGCAGGCGAAACGCATTCTGTCGATGGCAAAACCCCAGCAGTTGCAGTTACCTGTGGATGTATGCGTAGCTGATTCCTTTTTGGAAAAAGCGGAATCGCGGGTGGTTGGAATAAGGGATGTAGAGGATTGTCATTATGTGTTGGACATTGGCCCACGGACACGCGGGCACTTTTTGCGGTGGATTCAGGAGGCTGGTCAGGTGATTTGGAATGGTCCCATGGGTGTTTTCGAGTGGCCTTCCTTTGCGGAGGGTACAAAATCTGTGGCTTCCGCCATGGCACAAACCCCCGCGAAAACGATCGTTGGGGGCGGGGATTCCTTAGCTGCTCTTCAACAGATGGGGTATCTGAATGCTATGAATCATTTTTCCACGGGTGGCGGTGCTATGCTTGCCCTATTAGCGGGGAAATCCTTTCCAGCTTGGGATATATTAGATGAATCATGGGAGGGAAGTCAAGGATCGTGA
- a CDS encoding peptidoglycan DD-metalloendopeptidase family protein produces MIDDRGEHSGLSTGLRRMGFVGITLLLCAWTGSIMPPFSGDRFVNAISPHASADEDLSTCRAAAEKGQRELNELQNSPEYRALLNGLDVMSARFEDSKYRMGNLLRAMHMKGYSELLASLFSSDSIPQFLRRVQAVQGFLDAQKKILLVDEKNFRNLLKQVKAWRDMLDSNQEKVEIVNQACAVLKRGVLSQQQRERMEDEGLLDQLLDDVPEPETGITLKGWKEGKARFGFKSFTIRPSQGRISSAFGYRMHPIKKKMALHRGIDFSGRLPIYAPGPGLVVGARSAVGYGVLITIYHGRWKGRNIFSRYGHCFPKDVRVRIGQRVQTGDLIAYSGNNGDSAGTHLHFEVCKSKDVCSRSDLVDPALYLPPD; encoded by the coding sequence GTGATCGATGATAGAGGGGAACACAGTGGATTGAGTACCGGGTTACGGAGGATGGGGTTCGTGGGGATTACTCTGCTTCTTTGTGCGTGGACGGGGAGTATTATGCCCCCCTTCAGCGGCGATCGGTTTGTGAATGCGATTTCCCCACATGCATCTGCAGATGAGGATTTATCGACTTGCCGTGCAGCAGCGGAAAAGGGGCAAAGGGAACTGAACGAATTGCAAAATAGTCCGGAGTATCGGGCCTTGCTCAATGGGTTGGATGTGATGAGCGCACGGTTCGAGGATTCGAAGTACCGGATGGGTAATTTGCTGCGTGCTATGCATATGAAGGGATATTCAGAATTGTTGGCAAGTTTGTTTTCATCGGACAGTATCCCACAGTTTCTCCGCAGGGTACAGGCAGTACAGGGTTTTTTGGATGCACAAAAGAAAATATTACTTGTTGATGAGAAAAATTTCAGAAATCTTTTGAAACAAGTAAAGGCCTGGAGGGATATGCTGGATTCCAATCAGGAAAAGGTGGAAATTGTGAATCAAGCATGTGCCGTTCTGAAAAGGGGGGTCCTCTCCCAGCAACAGAGGGAAAGGATGGAGGATGAGGGTTTACTTGATCAGTTGTTGGATGATGTTCCTGAACCTGAAACAGGGATTACTCTGAAGGGATGGAAGGAGGGCAAGGCACGGTTTGGTTTTAAGTCCTTCACGATCAGACCTTCCCAGGGGCGCATTTCTTCTGCCTTTGGTTATCGGATGCATCCTATCAAAAAGAAGATGGCTCTTCATAGGGGGATTGATTTCTCTGGTCGTCTCCCCATCTATGCACCGGGCCCCGGTTTGGTGGTCGGTGCTCGGTCGGCGGTGGGATATGGTGTCCTTATAACGATTTATCATGGAAGATGGAAAGGGAGGAACATTTTTTCCCGTTATGGGCATTGTTTTCCCAAGGATGTACGCGTGCGTATTGGGCAGAGGGTTCAAACGGGTGATTTGATTGCCTATAGTGGTAACAATGGGGATAGTGCGGGTACGCACCTTCATTTCGAGGTATGTAAGAGTAAGGATGTTTGTTCCCGCTCGGATTTAGTTGATCCAGCTCTTTACTTACCCCCGGATTGA
- the ftsE gene encoding cell division ATP-binding protein FtsE, with the protein MIEMHGVWKIYGNGVEALRDVDVCIQQGEFVYVVGPSGAGKSSFVKLMYREEKPTHGVVLINGVNIKRVRNWKIPHIRRQIGIVFQDFKLLPAMTVRENVAFAMEVIEAPRSQIKDRVEEVLSLVGLQDRMDERPPQLSGGEQQRVAVARAIVNQPSFIIADEPTGNLDAENTWDIMYLFEEINKRGTTIVMVTHNREIVNLLRQRVLAMEGGVIVRDEPGGEYGYDD; encoded by the coding sequence ATGATCGAAATGCACGGGGTATGGAAGATTTACGGTAATGGGGTCGAGGCCCTACGTGATGTCGACGTTTGTATTCAGCAAGGGGAGTTTGTTTATGTGGTGGGTCCCAGTGGTGCGGGGAAGAGCTCCTTCGTTAAACTGATGTACCGGGAGGAGAAACCAACACACGGCGTGGTTCTCATCAATGGCGTCAACATCAAGCGTGTGCGGAACTGGAAGATTCCCCATATCCGTCGCCAAATAGGAATTGTATTTCAGGATTTCAAATTGTTGCCCGCGATGACAGTACGCGAGAATGTAGCTTTTGCCATGGAGGTAATTGAGGCGCCCCGTAGCCAAATCAAAGACAGGGTTGAGGAGGTATTATCTCTGGTAGGTTTGCAGGATCGGATGGATGAAAGACCTCCCCAGCTCTCCGGGGGGGAACAACAAAGGGTTGCCGTAGCGCGTGCGATTGTAAATCAGCCTAGTTTCATCATTGCTGATGAACCAACAGGCAACCTGGATGCTGAGAATACGTGGGATATCATGTATTTGTTCGAAGAGATCAATAAACGTGGGACAACCATCGTCATGGTGACGCACAACAGAGAGATTGTCAACCTGTTGCGTCAACGGGTCTTAGCGATGGAGGGCGGCGTAATCGTTCGCGACGAGCCAGGGGGAGAGTACGGTTATGACGATTGA
- the gpmI gene encoding 2,3-bisphosphoglycerate-independent phosphoglycerate mutase codes for MDFRPVVLVVLDGWGLRDDPKGNAIQQARTPNFSAYQRGYVHTFLRASGTVVGLPEGQMGNSEVGHLTLGAGRLIEQDLTRIQSAVRSGAFTDNSVLQAALEHTRVSGKGLHLCGLLSDGGVHSHIDHMLLLIEMAAEWGLTRVYLHPFLDGRDVPPQSAGKYLEQLGRKCQSCGMGTLSTIMGRMYAMDRDQRWGRTEKAYRAMVYGEGPPFAHPSPDPSMWKDLVFDRTDEFLMPFILDGREEARIRTGDTVIFCNFRNDRIRQLSRALLSGDFSHFDRGSGHPHSLYGVSLTEYDDHFPDHVAFPPLPLERTLGEIISRAGLRQLRVAETEKYPHVTWFFNGRREQAFTGEERILVPSPKVATYDLCPEMSAGEITARFIDRWSQGGIGWAVVNYANPDMVGHSGKLEPTVRAVETVDTCLGELVESVLVRDGVVLVTADHGNAERMLDDFGKPHTAHTTSLVPCIFVGRGFTHGAWQVREGGSLCDIAPTILSLLGLSVPKEMTGRSLLDEPAHGEKEDRS; via the coding sequence GTGGATTTTAGGCCGGTGGTGCTCGTTGTTCTGGACGGATGGGGGTTACGCGATGATCCTAAGGGTAATGCGATCCAACAGGCTAGGACACCCAATTTTTCCGCTTACCAAAGAGGGTACGTACATACCTTTTTACGGGCCAGTGGTACGGTAGTTGGTTTGCCTGAAGGTCAAATGGGTAATTCCGAGGTAGGGCATCTTACGTTGGGTGCAGGGAGATTGATAGAACAGGATTTAACGCGTATCCAATCAGCTGTTCGTTCGGGTGCCTTTACGGACAACAGTGTTCTCCAGGCTGCCCTGGAACATACACGTGTATCAGGAAAGGGATTGCATCTTTGTGGATTACTGTCGGATGGGGGGGTGCATAGTCACATCGACCACATGTTGTTGTTGATAGAAATGGCGGCTGAGTGGGGGTTGACTAGGGTCTACCTGCATCCCTTTCTAGACGGGCGTGATGTTCCACCACAAAGTGCGGGGAAGTACTTGGAGCAATTAGGGAGAAAGTGCCAAAGCTGCGGAATGGGTACCTTGTCGACGATAATGGGCCGCATGTATGCAATGGATCGCGATCAGCGATGGGGGAGAACGGAGAAGGCCTATCGGGCTATGGTATACGGAGAGGGTCCTCCTTTCGCTCACCCGTCCCCGGATCCTTCGATGTGGAAGGATTTAGTGTTTGATAGGACGGATGAGTTTCTGATGCCGTTCATTTTGGACGGCCGTGAGGAGGCCCGTATTCGGACGGGAGATACGGTAATTTTCTGTAATTTTAGGAATGATCGAATACGCCAATTATCGAGGGCCTTGCTTTCTGGGGATTTTTCACATTTTGATCGGGGTTCTGGACATCCTCATTCCCTATATGGCGTAAGTTTGACGGAGTATGATGATCATTTTCCTGATCATGTTGCCTTTCCCCCTTTGCCCTTGGAGCGGACCTTGGGGGAGATCATCTCTCGGGCCGGTCTGCGTCAATTGCGTGTTGCAGAGACAGAGAAATATCCCCATGTAACCTGGTTTTTCAATGGGAGGAGGGAACAGGCCTTTACGGGGGAGGAGCGAATTTTGGTTCCTTCTCCGAAGGTGGCCACCTATGATTTGTGTCCTGAGATGTCGGCGGGGGAAATCACGGCGAGATTCATCGACCGATGGTCGCAGGGTGGGATTGGTTGGGCGGTGGTGAACTACGCAAATCCTGACATGGTAGGTCATTCAGGGAAGTTAGAGCCGACGGTGAGAGCGGTGGAGACGGTGGATACGTGTCTGGGTGAGTTGGTAGAGTCTGTCTTGGTACGTGATGGGGTTGTGTTGGTGACTGCAGATCATGGTAATGCGGAACGGATGTTGGATGATTTTGGCAAACCGCATACGGCTCATACGACATCGCTTGTTCCTTGTATTTTTGTGGGTCGTGGCTTCACCCATGGGGCTTGGCAGGTTCGTGAGGGTGGTTCCTTATGTGACATAGCCCCCACGATTCTTTCCTTGTTAGGATTGTCTGTTCCGAAGGAGATGACAGGGCGTTCCCTCTTGGATGAACCCGCCCATGGGGAAAAGGAAGATAGATCTTAA
- a CDS encoding M23 family metallopeptidase: MRWLKGWIMAVSFVSASWVVVGECRGFFGGTELDPESAKLLLDIEQARKRVVDTSLLVDDQGQRLVEIEEGILRVTRRMELAHGGLVKIIEFWHRGKPDVLRSLFSSLRGFLSRWIAVSDLVGDYERRLVSYEGFRHQLEDYRSQQAEELRVQEQRKQEADEAYNELTQLLGPNERKLEMIRRDHMDIPENHPDRDQKIEEYKGENWDGRFCAPVVGARLSSGFGTRGGEFHRGVDLAAPMGTPIYAAAAGKVVESRPSQGYGHLIVIDHGGGWTTRYAHMYPQYNLVRVGDRVGRNAMIAKVGSSGGSTGPHLHWEVYRHGQPVNPGNLNPLPC, translated from the coding sequence ATGAGGTGGCTGAAAGGTTGGATCATGGCGGTCTCGTTTGTTAGTGCTAGTTGGGTAGTTGTGGGAGAATGTCGTGGTTTTTTCGGAGGAACGGAGCTGGACCCCGAGAGCGCTAAGCTTTTATTGGACATTGAGCAGGCCCGGAAGAGGGTAGTAGATACTAGTTTGTTGGTAGATGATCAAGGGCAACGTTTGGTTGAGATCGAAGAGGGGATTCTTAGAGTAACTCGTAGAATGGAGTTAGCCCATGGGGGTTTGGTGAAGATCATTGAATTCTGGCATAGGGGAAAGCCTGATGTGTTGCGTTCCTTGTTTTCTTCTTTGAGGGGGTTTTTATCACGGTGGATTGCGGTATCAGATTTAGTGGGGGACTATGAACGTCGCCTCGTTTCCTATGAGGGATTTAGGCATCAGTTGGAAGACTATCGGTCCCAGCAGGCCGAGGAATTGCGTGTCCAGGAACAGAGAAAACAAGAGGCTGACGAGGCCTATAATGAATTGACGCAATTGTTGGGGCCTAATGAGAGGAAATTGGAGATGATTCGCAGGGATCACATGGATATACCAGAAAATCATCCGGATAGGGATCAAAAAATAGAAGAGTACAAAGGGGAGAATTGGGATGGGAGGTTTTGTGCACCTGTAGTGGGAGCTCGTCTTTCCTCTGGTTTCGGTACGCGTGGTGGTGAGTTTCATCGTGGTGTGGACTTAGCTGCCCCCATGGGGACACCGATTTATGCGGCGGCGGCTGGGAAGGTTGTTGAATCGAGACCGAGTCAGGGGTATGGGCACCTCATCGTAATCGATCACGGCGGAGGTTGGACCACTCGCTATGCCCATATGTATCCCCAATACAATTTGGTGAGGGTGGGGGATCGTGTGGGTAGGAATGCAATGATTGCGAAGGTAGGTAGTAGCGGCGGATCTACGGGTCCGCATTTGCATTGGGAAGTGTATCGGCACGGTCAACCTGTCAATCCTGGAAATTTGAATCCTCTTCCTTGCTAG
- a CDS encoding S41 family peptidase yields MMSGSGWGGSILSVRRWVLVVVLLLSVMVGGIGTLLGQGVFLYYFGWNYSFIKSFKRTYDYLLNHSLYKVDEGELWKGALSGMVAATKDPYAVYLDARKSKNLMDTFEGRIVGIGVEMVCGAPSQKMIIRRVLPNSPAQRAGLRLGDEVVYVNDQPMGSGDCASVFSSILGEEGTKIRLGVRRLGVPDIVSLDLVRQRISRGGFRWKRESDGVAILTLRDFSNDSVRRFVQVLQALRLQGVWGIVMDVRGNTGGSLSEAIKLSDAFVSEGRIITKIEHPSGQREVITSRNSESFGGSCVVLTDEYTASSAEIVASALHDSVGCRLVGKPSYGKNQILRILPLPIPGSHLLVSVARWLTPEGKRLQPGDSLVMDEVVESHPLRRLGFPYCSQQSRPGGEGVEVKQLQQILASLGFPPGRVDGFWDRATTEALRSFQKRQGDLRPTGACDDPTIGRLQHVVVAADDDSDQDPQLQAALRFLRSRDRS; encoded by the coding sequence ATGATGAGTGGGTCTGGATGGGGGGGAAGCATTCTCAGCGTACGTCGTTGGGTTCTTGTGGTTGTGTTGCTCCTATCGGTTATGGTAGGAGGGATTGGGACCCTACTGGGACAGGGTGTTTTTTTATACTATTTTGGCTGGAATTATTCTTTTATAAAATCTTTTAAGAGAACTTATGATTATTTATTGAATCATTCCCTATATAAAGTCGATGAAGGGGAACTTTGGAAGGGTGCATTGTCGGGAATGGTTGCAGCCACGAAGGATCCCTACGCGGTCTATTTGGATGCCAGGAAGTCAAAGAATCTCATGGATACATTTGAGGGTCGGATTGTGGGGATTGGTGTGGAAATGGTTTGCGGAGCGCCAAGTCAGAAAATGATCATTCGTAGGGTTCTACCGAATTCGCCCGCGCAACGGGCGGGGTTGCGTTTGGGGGACGAGGTTGTGTACGTGAATGATCAACCTATGGGGAGTGGGGATTGTGCGAGTGTTTTTTCTTCCATTTTGGGGGAGGAGGGTACAAAAATACGCCTAGGGGTTAGACGTTTGGGTGTTCCGGATATCGTCTCTTTGGATTTGGTACGGCAGCGGATATCTAGGGGAGGTTTTCGGTGGAAAAGGGAATCGGACGGTGTGGCGATTCTAACCCTACGCGATTTTTCCAATGATTCTGTACGGAGGTTCGTACAGGTGTTGCAGGCCTTGCGCTTACAGGGTGTCTGGGGTATCGTTATGGATGTGCGTGGTAACACCGGTGGATCCCTGTCAGAAGCAATAAAATTATCGGATGCTTTTGTGAGTGAGGGTCGTATAATTACAAAGATTGAGCACCCATCAGGGCAACGGGAGGTTATTACATCAAGGAATTCGGAGTCATTCGGCGGTTCTTGTGTTGTTTTGACAGATGAATATACGGCCAGTTCGGCAGAGATTGTGGCATCTGCATTGCATGACTCGGTAGGTTGTCGCTTAGTCGGAAAACCTAGCTATGGAAAAAATCAAATTTTACGCATTCTTCCCTTGCCTATACCGGGTAGTCATCTCTTGGTTAGTGTAGCTCGCTGGTTGACGCCGGAGGGAAAGCGCTTACAGCCTGGTGATTCGCTTGTCATGGATGAAGTTGTGGAGTCTCATCCCTTGCGTAGGTTGGGTTTCCCCTATTGTAGTCAGCAGTCTCGGCCGGGTGGGGAGGGTGTTGAGGTTAAGCAGTTGCAACAGATATTGGCGAGTCTTGGTTTCCCACCGGGTCGGGTGGATGGTTTTTGGGATAGGGCTACTACAGAGGCACTGCGTTCCTTCCAAAAACGGCAGGGGGATCTAAGGCCCACCGGTGCTTGTGATGATCCCACCATAGGCCGGTTACAACATGTGGTTGTCGCTGCGGATGATGATTCGGACCAAGATCCCCAATTGCAGGCAGCGTTGCGTTTCCTACGTTCTCGAGATCGATCGTAA
- the tpiA gene encoding triose-phosphate isomerase has product MKSCVVVANWKMNKTPDQVEEFCRKFHSQVPQRPANVTTIICPTFLSITTVAGCMRGVDWGMGAQDGHWHPEGAYTGDVSMAMLRRVGVTHVLIGHSERRIQHNEDDAAVQRKVTAARSVGLVPILCVGERIEERLAGKAGEVVSQQIERALATVPADQLTGVLLAYEPVWSIGTGQAASPHDARTMVGVIRSVLQRWGEGARADQVCILYGGSVTEGNVKQYLAAGMNGVLVGKASLDPVLLHRLVLSAGEGA; this is encoded by the coding sequence GTGAAATCATGCGTAGTGGTAGCGAATTGGAAAATGAACAAAACACCGGATCAGGTAGAAGAATTCTGCCGGAAGTTTCATTCGCAGGTTCCCCAACGACCTGCGAATGTGACAACTATAATTTGTCCAACTTTTCTGTCTATTACTACCGTGGCCGGGTGTATGCGTGGTGTTGACTGGGGAATGGGGGCGCAGGACGGTCACTGGCATCCGGAGGGGGCTTATACGGGGGATGTTAGTATGGCCATGCTTCGTCGGGTGGGTGTTACCCACGTGTTGATAGGTCATTCCGAACGGCGTATTCAGCATAATGAGGATGATGCGGCTGTACAGCGTAAGGTGACGGCTGCCCGTAGCGTGGGCTTGGTTCCTATTCTTTGCGTTGGGGAGCGAATAGAAGAGCGTTTGGCAGGGAAGGCAGGGGAGGTTGTGAGCCAGCAGATCGAGAGGGCTTTGGCTACCGTCCCGGCGGATCAATTGACGGGGGTTCTCTTGGCTTACGAGCCTGTATGGTCGATTGGCACAGGGCAGGCCGCCTCCCCTCACGATGCGCGTACGATGGTGGGTGTCATACGTTCTGTTTTACAGAGATGGGGGGAAGGTGCCCGGGCGGACCAGGTGTGCATTTTGTATGGGGGCAGTGTGACGGAGGGGAATGTAAAACAATATCTCGCTGCAGGGATGAATGGTGTTCTTGTTGGTAAGGCGAGTCTTGATCCCGTTCTCCTCCATCGTTTGGTTCTCTCTGCGGGGGAGGGTGCGTGA
- the ftsX gene encoding permease-like cell division protein FtsX — MTIEGFRRHMREAVRGIKSNAWMSFAAVSAVSITLFTFGIFFLIARNLTHILEQVREQFTVKVELRPGVSPEDRETLQGMLSQRPDVGRVTFESREMALKKTISALSSQGERISYLDDFNPMYDTFLVQPSDPHNISGLTQSLRDNAQIEPWVNDVAGVNGGGVIENIDETSRYVSVGILVFFFVLALLTCVLISNTIRLTIMARRREIEIQRLVGASNGFIRWPFLLEGAILGCTGAIFPSTIVLGLYSALLWLSQSLALFFQWVPVMEIAPYLVGVLFGIGVFVGILGSMLSVHRFLRI, encoded by the coding sequence ATGACGATTGAGGGCTTTCGGCGTCATATGCGCGAGGCTGTGAGGGGAATCAAGAGTAACGCGTGGATGAGTTTTGCGGCTGTTAGTGCGGTTTCCATTACCCTCTTTACATTTGGAATCTTTTTTCTTATTGCCCGTAATTTGACTCATATTCTTGAACAGGTTCGGGAACAATTCACGGTTAAAGTCGAGCTCCGACCAGGAGTTTCTCCCGAGGATCGGGAAACTCTACAGGGGATGTTGAGCCAGCGTCCTGATGTGGGTAGGGTTACCTTCGAGTCACGGGAGATGGCGCTTAAAAAGACGATTTCAGCCCTTTCTTCTCAGGGGGAGAGGATTTCTTACTTAGACGATTTTAATCCTATGTATGATACCTTTCTCGTTCAGCCGTCTGATCCTCACAATATTTCTGGGTTGACACAATCCTTGCGGGACAATGCCCAGATAGAGCCATGGGTCAATGATGTGGCGGGTGTGAACGGAGGAGGGGTTATTGAAAATATTGATGAAACATCGAGGTATGTTTCCGTTGGTATTCTAGTTTTCTTTTTTGTCCTTGCCTTGTTGACGTGTGTTCTCATTTCCAATACCATTCGTTTAACTATTATGGCCCGCCGGAGAGAGATTGAAATCCAACGTCTCGTAGGGGCTAGCAATGGGTTCATTCGTTGGCCCTTTCTTCTGGAGGGTGCCATCTTGGGGTGCACAGGGGCCATTTTCCCCTCCACGATCGTGTTGGGGCTTTATTCCGCGTTGCTATGGTTGTCACAATCGTTGGCTCTTTTTTTTCAATGGGTTCCGGTAATGGAAATTGCTCCCTACCTTGTTGGCGTCCTCTTTGGGATAGGGGTTTTTGTTGGTATTCTGGGGAGTATGCTTTCTGTCCATCGTTTTTTGAGGATCTGA
- the eno gene encoding phosphopyruvate hydratase: MRIQSVSAREILDSRGQPTVEATVRLEGGIVGAAMVPSGASTGAHEAVELRDGDENRYGGRGVLQAVRHVEEVLGPAVAGLYAVDQSRVDAALLAADGTPNKGRLGANALLAVSLATARAAACAHQLPLWRYMGGLVPVSLPVPMLNILNGGAHADNNVDVQEFMVVPLKADSFREALRMGVGVRDSLRVLLREKGLSTGVGDEGGFAPNLSSNEMALQLIVQAIERAGYRPGLDVVLALDVAATEWYREGFYHVASQGTKCSSSDLMGLYTEWIKNYPIVSIEDGLAEDDWEGWGVFTKHLGRVVQLVGDDLFVTQRGRLERGIAMGVGNALLVKPNQVGTLTETWHSVLTAQRARYATVFSHRSGETEDTFLADLVIACGSQQIKTGAPCRSERVAKYNRLLQIEEEAGTPCYAGAKAFLFRKDKAKDKAKGQKKKGHR; encoded by the coding sequence TTGCGTATTCAATCAGTGAGTGCACGGGAGATATTGGATTCACGTGGGCAACCTACGGTAGAGGCAACGGTTCGGCTGGAGGGCGGGATTGTTGGTGCGGCCATGGTACCCTCGGGGGCTTCTACAGGGGCCCATGAGGCGGTTGAGTTGCGTGATGGGGACGAAAATCGTTATGGTGGTCGCGGTGTGTTACAAGCAGTGAGGCATGTCGAGGAGGTGCTAGGGCCCGCTGTGGCAGGTCTCTATGCTGTGGATCAGAGTAGGGTAGATGCGGCTCTATTGGCGGCAGACGGAACTCCCAACAAGGGTCGTTTGGGGGCTAATGCCTTGTTGGCCGTTTCCTTAGCTACCGCGAGGGCGGCTGCTTGTGCTCATCAATTGCCCTTGTGGCGGTATATGGGTGGTTTGGTTCCTGTTTCCCTGCCCGTTCCCATGTTGAATATTTTGAATGGGGGTGCTCATGCTGATAACAATGTAGATGTTCAAGAGTTTATGGTTGTTCCCTTGAAGGCTGATTCTTTCCGTGAGGCCTTGCGTATGGGTGTAGGGGTTCGGGATTCTCTGCGGGTATTGTTGCGCGAAAAGGGTTTGTCTACAGGGGTGGGGGACGAGGGGGGATTTGCCCCCAATCTGTCCAGCAATGAGATGGCCTTACAGTTGATTGTACAGGCTATTGAGAGGGCAGGATATCGGCCAGGTTTGGATGTGGTACTCGCCTTGGATGTAGCTGCTACGGAATGGTATCGTGAGGGTTTCTATCATGTAGCGAGTCAGGGGACGAAGTGCTCATCGTCTGATTTGATGGGTCTTTATACGGAATGGATAAAGAATTATCCTATTGTTTCTATTGAAGATGGTTTAGCGGAGGATGACTGGGAAGGTTGGGGGGTATTTACAAAGCATTTGGGTCGTGTGGTTCAGTTGGTGGGTGATGATCTTTTTGTTACGCAACGGGGGCGTTTGGAACGTGGGATTGCTATGGGAGTGGGGAATGCTTTGCTAGTGAAACCCAATCAGGTAGGAACCTTGACGGAAACGTGGCATTCGGTTCTGACGGCCCAGAGGGCCCGTTATGCAACGGTTTTTTCCCATCGTTCCGGGGAGACAGAGGATACCTTTTTGGCTGATTTGGTGATAGCCTGTGGTTCTCAACAAATCAAGACGGGTGCTCCTTGTCGGAGTGAGAGGGTAGCGAAGTATAACCGGCTGCTTCAGATTGAGGAGGAAGCCGGAACTCCTTGTTATGCGGGGGCAAAGGCTTTCCTCTTTAGGAAGGATAAAGCAAAGGATAAAGCAAAGGGTCAAAAGAAAAAGGGCCATCGTTGA